A single genomic interval of Takifugu flavidus isolate HTHZ2018 chromosome 19, ASM371156v2, whole genome shotgun sequence harbors:
- the LOC130515671 gene encoding rho-related GTP-binding protein RhoB, translated as MADIRKKLVVVGDGACGKTCLLIVFSKDEFPEVYVPTVFETYVADIEVENKQVQLALWDTAGQEDYDRLRPLSYPDTDVILMCFSVDSPDSLENIPEKWVPEVKHFCPNVPIILVANKKDLRNDENVKNELSRLKLEPVRAEDGRAMAMRIGAYDYLECSAKTKEGVWEVFETATRAALQKRKTPSEGCHKCCVLM; from the coding sequence ATGGCTGACATACGCAAGAAACTTGTGGTGGTGGGGGACGGCGCATGTGGGAAGACGTGTCTGCTGATCGTGTTCAGCAAAGACGAGTTTCCCGAGGTGTACGTGCCGACGGTTTTCGAGACGTATGTGGCGGACATCgaggtggagaacaagcaggtcCAGCTGGCTTTGTGGGACACGGCCGGGCAGGAGGACTACGACCGGCTGCGGCCGCTCTCCTACCCGGACACCGACGTCATCCTCATGTGCTTCTCCGTGGACAGTCCGGATTCTCTGGAGAACATCCCCGAAAAGTGGGTCCCCGAAGTCAAACACTTCTGCCCGAACGTCCCCATCATCCTGGTGGCCAACAAGAAGGACCTCCGGAACGACGAGAACGTGAAGAACGAGTTGTCTCGTCTGAAGCTGGAGCCGGTGCGGGCGGAAGATGGCCGGGCCATGGCCATGCGCATCGGCGCCTATGACTATCTGGAGTGCTCGGCCAAAACTAAGGAGGGTGTCTGGGAGGTGTTCGAAACCGCGACGCGGGCAGCTCTGCAGAAGCGAAAGACGCCATCGGAAGGCTGTCACAAATGCTGTGTTTTGATGTGA